A genomic window from Bradyrhizobium lupini includes:
- a CDS encoding ABC transporter substrate-binding protein, whose amino-acid sequence MLIKKNKTRAALIALLALSSAAAWPRAATAETVLRIAMTAADIPRTLGQPDQGFEGNRFTGLTMYDALTGWDLSSADKASVVIPGLATEWKVDDADKTKWTFKLRPGVTFHDGSPFNADAVVWNVEKVLKQDAPQFDASQVGVTASRMPTLASAKKVDDMTVELTTKEPDSFLPINLTNLFMASPAKWQAFYDKAEGADAKAKSQAAWTAFAKDAAGTGPWKMAGFTPRERLELVKNASYWNKDRVPKVDKMVLLPMPEANARTAALLSGQVDWVEAPAPDALPELKQRGFKLYANEQPHVWPWQFSRVEGSPWNDIRVRKAANLCVDREGLKDGLLAGLMVPATGTFEVGHPWRGRPTFEIKYDKAAAQKLMQEAGFGPNKKLTVKTQTSASGSGQMQPLPMNEYIQQALAECYFDVQLDVIEWNTLFTNWRRGVKDPSANGSNATNVTYAAMDPFFALVRFLQSGMAPPVSNNWGFINNPKFDELVKKARQTFDPAARDAALAELHAASVDDAAFLYVAHDVGPRAISPKVTGVVQPKSWFIDFSLVSMQ is encoded by the coding sequence ATGTTGATCAAGAAAAACAAGACCCGCGCGGCGCTGATCGCGTTGCTGGCGCTCAGTAGCGCGGCTGCGTGGCCGCGCGCGGCCACTGCCGAAACCGTGCTGCGCATCGCCATGACGGCTGCCGATATTCCGCGCACGCTGGGCCAGCCCGATCAGGGCTTTGAAGGCAACCGCTTCACCGGCCTCACCATGTATGACGCGCTCACCGGCTGGGACCTTTCCTCGGCCGACAAGGCGAGCGTGGTGATCCCCGGCCTTGCTACCGAGTGGAAGGTCGACGATGCCGACAAGACCAAATGGACTTTCAAGCTGCGGCCGGGCGTCACCTTCCATGACGGCTCGCCGTTCAATGCGGACGCCGTGGTGTGGAATGTCGAGAAGGTGCTGAAGCAGGACGCGCCGCAATTCGACGCCAGCCAGGTCGGTGTCACGGCCTCGCGCATGCCGACGCTGGCATCAGCGAAGAAGGTCGACGACATGACGGTCGAGCTCACCACCAAGGAGCCCGACAGCTTCCTGCCGATCAACCTCACCAATCTCTTCATGGCGAGCCCGGCGAAGTGGCAGGCCTTCTACGACAAGGCGGAGGGCGCCGACGCCAAGGCCAAGTCGCAGGCCGCATGGACCGCGTTTGCCAAGGACGCCGCGGGCACCGGCCCGTGGAAGATGGCGGGCTTCACCCCGCGCGAGCGGCTGGAGCTGGTCAAGAATGCGAGCTACTGGAACAAGGACCGCGTGCCCAAGGTCGACAAGATGGTGCTGTTGCCGATGCCGGAGGCCAACGCGCGCACCGCGGCGCTGCTTTCCGGGCAGGTCGATTGGGTCGAGGCGCCGGCGCCGGACGCGTTGCCCGAGCTCAAGCAGCGCGGCTTCAAGCTCTACGCCAACGAGCAGCCGCACGTCTGGCCGTGGCAGTTCTCGCGCGTCGAGGGCTCGCCCTGGAACGACATCCGCGTGCGCAAGGCCGCGAACCTCTGCGTCGATCGCGAAGGCCTCAAGGACGGCCTGCTCGCGGGGCTGATGGTGCCCGCGACCGGCACGTTCGAGGTCGGCCATCCCTGGCGCGGCAGACCGACCTTCGAGATCAAGTACGACAAGGCTGCTGCACAGAAGCTGATGCAGGAGGCCGGATTCGGCCCGAACAAGAAGCTGACGGTGAAGACCCAGACGTCTGCGTCCGGCTCGGGCCAGATGCAGCCGTTGCCGATGAACGAATATATCCAGCAGGCGCTGGCCGAATGCTATTTCGACGTGCAGCTCGATGTCATCGAGTGGAATACGCTGTTCACCAACTGGCGCCGCGGCGTCAAGGATCCCAGTGCCAACGGCTCGAACGCGACCAACGTCACCTATGCGGCGATGGACCCGTTCTTCGCGCTGGTGCGCTTCCTGCAATCGGGCATGGCGCCGCCGGTCTCGAACAATTGGGGTTTCATCAACAATCCCAAATTCGACGAGCTGGTGAAGAAGGCGCGGCAGACCTTCGATCCCGCCGCGCGTGACGCCGCGCTCGCCGAACTGCACGCGGCCTCCGTCGATGACGCGGCCTTCCTCTATGTCGCCCACGACGTCGGTCCCCGCGCCATCAGCCCGAAGGTGACAGGCGTCGTGCAGCCAAAGAGCTGGTTCATCGACTTCTCACTGGTGTCGATGCAATAG